GCTGTACACACCCAGTATTATCTGGCCCAGCAATTGAGCGTATTCAAAATTCGAATATTAAAGAGTTAGTTGTAACGAACTCTATCGTATTACCAGAAGAAAAGAAAATTGATAAAGTACATGAACTTTCAGTTGCTCCATTAATCGGAGAAGCAATCATTCGTGTATACGAAGAAGAATCAGTAAGTGTATTATTCAATTAATTGGATAGAATGAGACGTAACCAAGATTGGTTACGTCTTTTCGTATCGAAAAAAGAAAGTAGTGGTACAAAGAATGAAATTAATAGTAGGACTTGGGAACCCAGGTAGAGAATATGAATTAACAAGGCATAATATTGGGTTTATGGCGATTGATGAACTTGCCAAGCGTTGGAATATTTCTTTGAATGAACAAAAATTCAAAGGGCTATTTGGTGCAGGCTTTGTTAATGGGGAAAAGGTAATCTTATTAAAGCCACTTACATATATGAATTTATCTGGGGAAAGTATCCGTCCGCTCATGGATTATTATAAAATTGATGTCGAGGACTTCATCGTCATGTATGATGATTTAGATATTCCTGTAGGTAAATTACGCCTTCGCATGAAAGGAAGTGCAGGTGGACATAATGGTGTGAAATCAACAATTTCACATTTAGGAACACAAGAATTTCAACGTATCCGCATGGGAATCGATCGCCCGAAAAGTGGGATGAAAGTAGTGGATTATGTATTAGGGCGTTTTACATCTGAAGAACTTCCTGGTGTCAATGGGTCCATTGAAAAGACAGCAGATGCATGTGAAGAGTGGTTAAATAAACCATTTCTCCAAATTATGAATACTTTTAATAGTTAAGAGTATAATCTAGAATATTTTATTTTGCTTTAACCCATACTAGTAGTAACTGGATATTTAGGAGGCTAGTATGGAAGGGTATTATTACTGTAGACATTGCGAGAGTAATGTAGGTTCCGTTACCGTAGAAAAAGTATATAGCGACGTTTTGCTTCAACTAACAGAGCAAGAAGTAGTGGATATGATTCATTTTCATGAGAATGGAAATATATATATAAAAACGATTTGTGAATCGTGTCAAGAAACGCTCGCATCTTATCCTGAGTATTATGAATATGAAAAATTTCTGCAATAAAATGTTGTCGCTTTGGCATGTCCAAAGCATTTTTCTGTTTTCTTTTTCCGAAATATTTGCATAAAATATAGTAACTTGCTCTTTATGTTGAGAGGAGTTTTGATAATGATAGGTTTATTAGAGCAGTTTTATAAAAATGAAGAGATACAATCGGTTATTAATGGGCTAGAAGATGGGTTGAAAGAGCAACTTATATCGGGTATGGCAACATCTTCTCGTTCATTATTAATGGCAGCTTTATATAAAAAAACAAAAAAATCGCAACTAATTGTGACGCACAATTTATACCAAGCACAAAAAGTACATGAAGATTTAGTGGCTTTACTTGGTGAAAAAGATGTGTGGTTATATCCCGTAAATGAATTGATAGCATCGGAAATTGGTGTTGCAAGTCCAGAATTGAAGGCGCAGCGTATTGAAGTGTTAAATCGCTTAGCGGCGGGAGAGAATGGGATTATTGTAGCGCCAGTTGCAGGACTACGTAGATTTTTACCAATAAAAGAATTATGGAAGCAAAGGCAAATTGAAATCAATCTAGGGCAAGAGATTGATCTAGATGCACTTTTGTATACTTTACATCATATTGGCTACGAGCGTAAGTCAATGGTAGAAGCTCCAGGAGAGTTCAGTTTACGCGGGGGAATATTAGATATTTATCCATTAACGGAAGAATTACCATTTCGTATTGAATT
This genomic interval from Bacillus cereus contains the following:
- the pth gene encoding aminoacyl-tRNA hydrolase — translated: MKLIVGLGNPGREYELTRHNIGFMAIDELAKRWNISLNEQKFKGLFGAGFVNGEKVILLKPLTYMNLSGESIRPLMDYYKIDVEDFIVMYDDLDIPVGKLRLRMKGSAGGHNGVKSTISHLGTQEFQRIRMGIDRPKSGMKVVDYVLGRFTSEELPGVNGSIEKTADACEEWLNKPFLQIMNTFNS
- a CDS encoding anti-sigma-F factor Fin, which codes for MEGYYYCRHCESNVGSVTVEKVYSDVLLQLTEQEVVDMIHFHENGNIYIKTICESCQETLASYPEYYEYEKFLQ